The DNA segment CGGTCTTTGCCTTTTTGTCAATAACGATCAGTTAATATTTCAATTGAAAAAATAAGTAGGATTTAAAGCCATAATTTGTGTTGCAGGAACATAATTGCAATGTGTTTACATTACACAATATCATTGCGCACTCACTGGCAATCAAAAATAAGTTGgtgttaaacattaaaatatattgACATTATGCAATACATTGATATTATGGTAACAGATTAATATTAGTACATCAAACatgattttttaaagtaatctgatgtaaataaaatactttgatttgacaAGCATTAATTACTTGAGGGAAAGTGGAAAATTAAGTCAGTCATATTGTGTGGGACCGATGTACACAATAAAATCAAGTAAATtgaaagaactttttttttcagtgcatctCGACATCATTAGAGAGAACGGGATTTGTGATTTGAAGTGTGATCTATAtatgatgttattttttttttgataatctGTAATTGTGATATTAGTTGtcaatgttgttttgttttatcgatatatatttatatattttttatttatttgggggggggggggcatgatCACAGTAATAATATATTTCGTGCACGTTATTATGAGTTGAATTTCATCGAATGcatcttttttgtgtttgctggACCaacagaggattttttttttttttggcagcgTGTCAGACAAAGTCAACAAAACCCAACCTCGAACTCTCAAcgacattttgtttgttttcctgtaGTCGCTACATTTGGCGTTTCTTGTGTTTATGCTTATTAGTTATCTTTTGgatcatttcctgttttctcttGTGCCTTGCTTACAATTTTTTTAGTTTCTACTCCACAACAATCCCGTCTCTTCTCTGCTCAATCAGACTACAATGGTAAATGAGGTGTGCAGaaaaaaatcactgtaaatTTAGGATTTATAAAAACCAGGAAGTCAGAAAATAAGCAGGTAACATCACTGCAGACCCATCACGCCCTGGTCACCACCTGTTCCAACTCCTCCTCCATTGTCTGCACTTGTGCTGTTTCCCTCAGCACTTCCCTAATCACCCTCtgtgtataaatagtcctgTCTTCCCTTGTCTCAGTGTCTTGtgcctctctctgtgtttgagtCACTCTGTGATCTCCCGTggttgtttggatttttttttattgctttgtttttctgtattctctattttgtgctgtgtttacgGCCTCATAtatgacttttttgtttttgttgttaagtTTGCCTCCATTTGGACCATAATTTTTGCACTCCAGTTTGGGACAAAATGCACATTTACAGAGCAGCTAAAAGTACCAGAAATCGCTTGTCTGTCAGTATTGTTCCACTATAATGTTAGAAAATCATGGGCCTAATTGTCTGTTTTGGATAGGCTGCACTTTGTCCTGGAGGAGTTTACTGGAGGGTAATCATATGTACTAAGTGTTTGAccctgcatgtgtgtatgtgtgtgtgtgtgtgtgtgtgtgtgtgtgtgtgtgtgtgtgtactggtGGGGACCAGCAGcccttgtggggaccaaaatccaggtCCCAATGAGGTTGAAGGCATttttcacactcaaaatgtggttttagtatcagggttacaattgggttatggttaggttttgGGTAAGGGTTAGGGatatgcattcatttttgatggttaggatTAGAGTAAGCGGCTATGGAAAACATTATGTCAATGGGATGTCCCCACGAGGATAGCAAActagacgtgtgtgtgtgtgtgtgcacgtctgGGCACACAAATCGCATATTTGCCTGTAATTGATTCGCTCCACTGAATAGCGTTGTCAGCCAAACCTGTTGTTTGGGGTTCTTTCTTTCCATTTCCACATACACTGTCACTCATCCATACTGACATGCTGACAAATAATTTCTTATAGTTAGTTAGTTGTGTTTTTATAACAAAATGATCTCCTTTTTCTTGCCACAGTATTCAAGCCAGGATGTCAGAAATGCCTTTAAGGCAAAGCTTCAGCTCCAGTGGCTCTGAAAAGGTCACATGTGCAGAGAAGTCTCACAATTTCTGTAACTTTCTGAAAGAGGTTTGATATTTGTGCCTCAATAATCTTTACATACCTATGATTTGTCATTTGGAACAATCTGGGTCTGTTTCAAGAGACTGTCTGTCAGTGCTGGTCATTTATCAGATGAATCATTGTCAATTGTCTGAGTTAAACTTTAATTCCGTTTTCTTGTTTGCACATCATCTTGTTTACTTATCAGGTTCCATTTTTGCCAGAatcacacacatgctcacacatgCACTGTCTGTTGACTGTGTGACAAAATATTTGTGTTCTTATGAAAGTTGTCCTTATGCATCATCGTCCGCCTCTCCTCTTGCAGTTGACATCTGACCTACTGGTGGCCACAAGCACCACAGCTTGCCTGTCATTTCGATGTTTTTTGCACTTTGTTTggatttggtttcagtaaaCCTTTTATAGGTCTGTTAATTATCAGTTCACTATTGCTCAAAACTTCCCTTTCACCCAGGATTATTGAGAAACTCAtctgacagactgctgcattacataataatacaaaataggTTCATTTTTAATGTGCTTATTGTGCCATGAAAATACTAACTCAACAAATTTAAGTAATGTAACCCCTCTGTCACTGGAAGGAGCATAAACCGAGTTACTTAGAAAAAAGATCATTTTCAAATTCAACATTTCAAACAGCTCAAATATGATCAagcacacaaactgtttttgtgtttagcaCACAGTTTGCCTGCACGCTAAAGAGGCTGCAGGAAAACATCAAGCTTGAAAAAGTAGAAATATAAAGGTTGGGCTCCATGTGATGTCCGTGTGATTCGTTTTATATTGTTTGTGCAGgatttgttgttgatgttgatATTTTGGTGATTTATGTACTATAAAATACAACATATTGAATGATAATTGGTTATTCAAAGACTGTGTGAGAGTACTGGACAGTTTAAACAAGCACAGGCTAAACTGAGTAGGGGCAGCCTGTGTGAGTAGCAGTCATCATTTTCAAATTCAGCCTGATGAAAGCAAGATTTTCCATGCAAGAAAGCACACATGACAGCTCATGTAACATCTCCTATACTGTAGACCTGTGGCTGTTAAAGTAGTTTTTCAGTGCAGTGTTGGACAGTGGGAGGGAAAACTCACAAACATAGGCTTGACGTTCGTAACAACACAGTCAGATGAcaatttgagaaaacctgcaggaTGACGTCTGGTGTCATAATAGTTTGAGCACAGCTGAAGTAAAAGCCAAAAAGTGTCACATGTTCAGTAAACACAGAGGGTGCCCAGGGGAAGAAAATTTTAGTACAAATTGAACGTCTCAGAGTATGTTCATGTCATGGTCAGTCAGCTGTGTGAAGGTCCAAGAGCCCAGGCCTTTATCCCAGCATCCCACTGGGGTCTAAAaggcaaatgaaaaaaacatttggtaCCACTGTATCTTGGGTATATCAGCTGAGATTAGTAGTCCCTCCCAAATTCAGCTAACTAtgccaaatacagtataaaTGGGGATGccaaataacaaacaaacagggaTGCACAACTTTTATGAAAATTGCCTTTTTTTGTTCAGTAAATTCAAAGTGAAAATATTAAAGCTCATTTTAAATTCATTGAGAGACTCAGTAAGATGAAATACGAGCTAATCCAGAACAGCTGTCTCAGCAGTTCATAGTCACAGTGGATTTATGACCTGAAACTTTGGCTGGATCTGAATGAAGAACCCAAAGGACTGCACAACAAAGAAGCAAGTATCCTGGAAATATTTCTGCTTtgcctgcatttttttttttttttgataagaaaaaaatgtttattcccATCTTAAAAGTGGACACATCCCTAAAGAATGCTTTTACTGAGCTTTACTTTCACATTAAATATTGTTTTGAGACTCATCCCAGAGAGTAGCTAATGGTCAGATTTGTTGGCAGGTAACTGAAGCAGGAGATCTCGGACAAACAGCTGTGAAGCTTTTCCATGAGTCACATGcaagccttttttttaaactgtgtacTCTTTGTTTGGACAAAATACTTGTGTTGACACTGTAAACTTGCGTAgttctccttttttcccctcacccGAATCAATCAGAGAAGTCTGACCCATAAGCAGAATGAAGGGTGCAATCAATCAGATCTTATCAGGGCCCACCCCTGCGCAGGGGTCACTCATGATCTTTTGGGGGAGTGAAGGGGGTAAAGTACAGACTGAGGGGAAAAATATACATGCCTCAAGTAAAATATAGCATGCTATTGGCTGCACTGGACTGTGGTCAAAATCATATTTAAGGGTCTACTTTCTCATCATAACAGTTAGTAAGTGTTGTGATAATTAGTAAACATAAAAACTGCCATTTTCCAAAAGTCTAACTGTGTTTAGATGGGAAGGAGCTCACAGTCTTTATTTTGTTGATCACtcccctgctcctcctcctccttctgctGCTCTCTTTTAGTGGATTTTGAGTGTTGGGTCCAGTGCAAAGGCCAGTGATAGGATAAACCAAGTCCACCTATTTACGAGTGGTTTAATTATTTACCCAGACACACTCGAGATGGGAACCTTCTACTAACCCTGCTGACAAAAAACTGCTGCAGTATTAGTCCATTCGCTTCAAGTAAAGGAATCAAACACTAGATTTTATTTGTAGTCAGTTTGTAGAAAAATGTATAAAGTAGGAGAGAACAACTCCTGATCAAGTTATATGTTCAACTTAATGCTTTGGAAACTGCTATCCAATATGCATCTGTTGCTTGATGCATAGACACTGTTTCACCACAAATAAGATATGTTGAGGTTCAGCTTGGAGGAAGCAGTGAAGAGTGCCCAGTCATTCTGAAAATTATAACAACTTCcttttttcttaatttaaaaatataatctcGCTGTCCTACTTCATGTATCCGGATTTCAGATATCCAacagtgctaaaaaaaaaaaaaaaaaaatctataggttgttgttctgtttggaaacaagaaaacactTGTGTAATACCTATAtgatcatttatattttttatatcttATCAAGAGAATGACCCCACATAATAGCATATGTCACTGCTTATACACATTAGATAATAAGCCTGATCTGTTTGTTGGAGTGTGTGTCCCAGCGTCATATGGGTAGATGGGTGGGTGGGTTAGTAGGTGTGTGGCTGTTTGTTTCCCTGCCCCAATCTGAGAGAGCAGATTGGCTCTCTGAGAGGAAACTCCTCTTTGCAGACTGAATACTTGCGGTTACAAAATCAGCTAACCTACAAACTCACCTCAACTGGTTCTAAGCTGCCAAGTGTAGGACTTCATTTTTCCACACAGTTCAAGAGTCAGGTGTGTTGATTTAGACCAGAAATGAGTCACCAAAACCAGTTGTGGTGGATCCAAACTGTAAAAGCTGTGGTAGACCTCTGAGTCTTTACAGGACAGTGTTGGAAATGAAAGGTTTCccgaaatgtttttttaatttccacaTTTAGTTCTTCCAACATTAAAAGACCCTTATAAGATTATGAACTGAGAGGCtgttaaaaagtttttaaaaagttaaaaaaaaaaaaaaaaaaaaagttaaaaagattCCACTATCTCTAACATGAGAGCAGGAAGCAACAAAAACTAGGctataataaattaataaataaatgtgtagaACAGTACATTCTTATTACTACATGCATTGCTTTTTGGTATGTCGTCACGCACATGGTGCCAACCCTTAAGTGTGACGCACAACACTCCGTGGCCACCAGGTCAAAGAcctgtttgttttaaatcttcACCTTATCACACACTCCGGTTCAGTCTAACTGTCTCGCAGAAGTGACCTCACCGGGCGCAAGCTTCTCAGTATCGGGTCACTAGCCATGATGCAGCGGGCTTTGTTCAGCCGTGGCGCCCTGCTCGCCCAGCAGACATCAGCGGCCCTCGAAGGTCCGCTGGGCGCGAAGAGCGCGCCAGTGCTGCTGCGCCTGGACCGCTCCATGTCCTCCGTCACTATACCGCCGCCGGCATGCATGCTGCGACCACTTGAAGTGCCTCTTCGTTACCTGTTCGGACCGGGACCCTCGAACGTGCCTCCACGCATCTTAGCTGCAGGGTCCAGGCCAATAATTGGTCACCTGCACCCAGAAATGTATGAGGTAAATGCTTTTTGTTTGAGTTAAATTATACTGGAGATTCAAATTATTTTATGGGAATCTGGACTAGCTCTCTAAGTTTGTGACCAGTGGATATTCttgttttccatcttttctttgaAAAAGCCTAATTATCATTTTTACTACTAAAACAGCTTTATAAGATTAAATGTTTTgattttaagtttgtttttggcACACAAATAACTCACACCAAGAATTTCTCTGTATTTTCTTtcatattaaaatttaaaaaaaaaaaaacaaaagaccaaATGTATCCTTAGGACGTGAGCTTGTGCGTAATTACGCACAGTTCACCTGAGCGTCAACAGTGACCATTCTTGACAAATTAAACTTAAAAATTATTTCTAATTTTCACTTCGTGTCACAGATCATGAATGACATCAAGAAAGGAATCCAGTACGCCTTTCAGACAGAGAACAACATGACTATAGCTATGAGCGGCTCCGGGCACGCGGCTATGGAGTGTGCGGTATTCAACACGGTGGAGCCCGGAGAGAGCGTGCTCATAGCCATCAACGGGATCTGGGGAGAGCGCGTTGCAGAAATCGCAGAGAGAATGGGTAAGCATTTACGCACAGGTTTACGCACACTTAATAAATACACTACATTGATACTGATTTTTTAACTGTTAGccaatatatgtatttattcgGTAGCTAACAGCGAATATTTTTTTATCTCTAGGTGCCAATGTACACAGAATGGTAAAAACGCCTGGAAGATATTTCACCAATACGGAAATTGAGCAGGTATTTAAACACATCGTTGAAGGAGAAATGATTActatgtatataaaaaaaaaatatcagccaAACTAATGGTGAgatttttaattcttatttattgttcaagtcttttctttctgccttaaatttgattaattttCCTAAAgtggttattttaaaatgttatgatTTTGTACAGGCACTAAATATTTTTGCATACCGACACTGTTCTGGATCAGATTTGACCCGTAGCTTTTCAAATGGATGTCAAGTCTATCAGTGTTGGTCAAATAAAGGAAAATTGTGGTTTTAGGGAATCTTGCAATTGTGAAACTGTACTTCCCAAGTGTGTatgttttatgtctgtgtgtacaaagacacacacaaaaaaaacatgtctgtgtattttttatgggCCAGTGGTGACAGAGTTAAAGGTTGACCATGACACTGTCACCAGAATTGTCTGTCCCCACAATATTTGCCCCAGTTCTCACAGAAACATGGACCTGCTTGTCTGTAAAATCCTACAGAAGTCAGAGGGTGAATTTAGACATGGTGCCTTGACACCAGTACAAGATTTGAAATagggtggttagcactgttgccccACAGGAAGAAGGTTCCTGTTTTAAATCCTGGCCGGGGTGGTTGTTGCATGTTCTCCTGGGTATTCCAGGATCCTCCTgcagtccaaagacatccaTGTTCGGTTAACTGGTGACTCTATACTGGCCATGAATGTGAGGTATTTGTTATAATGAATAGTTAACGTGTGACTTTGAGTGGCCAGTAAGACCAGTAAAAACTCTAAACAATGGAAAATATGTTACATTTACACCTGCAAGCACACCACCCATGATATAACTACTCAATCTGAAAAGAAATGTATTAGAATCTATTTATTCTGCTCTAAGTGAGATTAGAACAGAGACCAAGACCAAAATAAGCCTGGAGGGCGTCATAAGATAATAAAGGCACCTGAGCTGCCATTTCAGGGAGTGTGTGAAACACATGTGCAGGTCCCACGCACTCCTGCCACTACTGTGAACAAACAGACTAGTTTGCAATAAGCACATTTCGTGTTCAAAGTGTTAATTAATGTTAAATTAATATTGTTAAATATTCATTATTATGGTATTATATAATATGTTGTCGTTATTAAGATTTTTTTAACCATATAGCAGTGATGAGTGTTGTAATGGTTATACAGAGTTATATAAGAAATCCTAGCATTTCCAGGATGTTCTTACCATAGTCACTTTCAATAAAATATAGTCAAATCATTATGGCTGTTATGTCTTCATGCCTTAGATAAATCGGGGCATGATATTGTGGGATACTAGATGTTTTTTCTGCAAAAAAGGGTGCTAGAAAACCTCTAAACATTAACTAAggtttaatcatttatttattaatgtcaGAAAAGCTATCTATACATTCTAAATAGAGCTGTACTTTAACATTTTGTATATTATGAGGGAAAGGATGCCATGGTAGAAACAAATCTGTGAAGGTATGAAATTTGAACAGTATGTAAGGGTTAAGTTGGGTAAATCACTAAGATTCATTTACACCATGCATGCATGATTAAATTTGTCTCGATGTCTCGCCGTAGGCCATAAAAAAGCACAAGCCTGTCCTGTTTTTCCTCGCACACGGGGAGTCCTCTGCTGGTCTCTGTCACCCAGTAGATGGCATTGGAGACATCTGCAGAAAGTGAGCCTCCTACCACATCAGCCTCAAACAGCACATTACAGAATATAGTTTCATATTTCTCACTGCTCGCTGTTACATCTCACACAGACATGACTGCCTCTTCCTAGTCGACACAGTTGCTTCACTCGGTG comes from the Oreochromis aureus strain Israel breed Guangdong linkage group 18, ZZ_aureus, whole genome shotgun sequence genome and includes:
- the agxtb gene encoding alanine--glyoxylate and serine--pyruvate aminotransferase b; this translates as MMQRALFSRGALLAQQTSAALEGPLGAKSAPVLLRLDRSMSSVTIPPPACMLRPLEVPLRYLFGPGPSNVPPRILAAGSRPIIGHLHPEMYEIMNDIKKGIQYAFQTENNMTIAMSGSGHAAMECAVFNTVEPGESVLIAINGIWGERVAEIAERMGANVHRMVKTPGRYFTNTEIEQAIKKHKPVLFFLAHGESSAGLCHPVDGIGDICRKHDCLFLVDTVASLGAAPIFMDKQNIDILYSGSQKALNAPPGTAPISFNDRACHKMFNRKTKPVSYLFDMTHLSNYWGCDGKPARVYHHTGPVSGFFALRESLAILAERGLEESWKKHKEVAAYLYRGLEDLGLKLFVPERDLRLPSVTTIAIPEGYDWREMLTYIMKHHCIEMTGGLGPSIGMVMRIGLMGYNCEKTNADMALHALADALKNCKKSKA